The Acomys russatus unplaced genomic scaffold, mAcoRus1.1, whole genome shotgun sequence genome includes the window AGCAACCTTCTCCTATTTATTGCCAACATGGACAAAGTCTGGTCTTCCTGTCATAGACACAGCGCTGAAGACATTTAAAGCACATGGCTGTAGCAAAGACAATTTTCTTGGACTGCCTTTTGGCCATGAGTATGTCCAGTAGGCCAGGACATTGTTGGTCAAATGTTTGTACAAGGATATGACCACGGTGATCATAGCACTCTAGAGGGGCAGGGTAGAGCTCTACTCTCAGCTTGTTTAGATTGGCCATGCATTGCAGAAGGTCCTTCAGAGCAGCACTGGAGAGGAGATTGTCATAGAAATTGACTCTAGTGAGCTGGGAGCACTGGCTCAGGGCAGGCAGCAGGACACTGAGGTGAGAGTCCTCCAGGCTGCAGTTGTCTAACTCCAGGGTCTGCAGAGTGTCTGCTACATTCTCAAGGAGAAGTCGGAGACCTGTGGGATGGGACGTGGATAACAAAATACCACTGAATTCCAGGTGTTTCAGTTGACAGAGACTCTGACATCGTGACAAGTATTTCAAATCTGACTGTGAGAGACAGCAGAGGATCATAGACAAGGACTCAAACTGGGTCTTCAGGCATctgtggaaagaagaagaaattagttcTGGCTCATGGTGTGGGAGGATATCAGTAAGGTTGACAATGGGAAATATGGCATCACATATGCACAGTAAGTCTATGCGTATGCTGAATGTGAGCACTGGATAAAGAGATTGTACGTGTCTGCTCATATTACTGGTTTCTGGGGCATAACACTATAAAGTGTGATGATTTAGAACACAcatctaggactggagagatggctcagaggtcaagagcactgactgctcttccagagatcctaagttcaatgcccagcaaccacgtggtggctcataccatGTATAAagtgacctaatgccctcttcaggcctgcaggtataaatgtaggcagagcactgtatatatcataataaataattcttttcttaaaatcacACATCTACAACTGCCAATCATTCTGTAAACACACAACTATGTCTTGCCTAATCTTTACAGGAAGGCATTGCCAGAAAGAGCATAACAGAAAGATCATGGCATGTGTCCACCAGAGATCATGCTTCTTGTTATCTAGAACAACCTGTATCCAGGATATCAGTGCCCAACCCTTGGAACTGAGGAAACCATATGGGACTGTCCCAACCTGCCTTTAAATCATCCTTCTCTCCAAGGGAAATCAAAGGCTGAGAGAGACATTGGCAAGGCAAATCTGGTTTCTGTTTACAGAGATCAGTGTAAAGTACTCCAATAGGAAGCACAGATGTGGGTCCTCCCCAGCTCAGGGCCCTCTGCTCTGTCCTTTCCCCTTCATCATCTTAGATGGGATCAAAAAGAGGAATACCCAAACATCACTCAGTGCATCTGACCCACTTGTGCAGTTGACATATTTGTAATGCAGCTATGGACCCATCTCCTACTCCAGCTCAGACTCGGCTAAATGAATGGGAACTGAAAGAATGAGTTCAAATAAGAAGGAAACAATCACTGGGTGTTGTGGTACACATCTTCAGTGCCAGCACTGCGCAcaaggaggcaggaaaattgctgtgagtttgaggtcagcctggtctacaaagcgagtccaggacatccaacacTACACAGAGTAGTCATGTTCgaaaatacaaaatcaataaacacatggaaacaatACACACTTACATACTATAATGAATTATTAACTGGCACAATTCAGGTGCCCACTAATGCTCAAAAGAAAAGGTTTCTTGACATGGCAGAAACAGCTCACCATCCTTCCTTACCTGCACAACTGTTTCATGTGGTCAGTGAAAAGGTTGATGCCGTTCATGTAGAGATGCTGGAGGCAGTTGAGCTTGGAGAACTGAGTGAGGAACTTGTTAAGACACTTCTCTATGGGTACCCTATCTGTGTTCACATAGGCAAGACTAAGACGCAATGTGCGGAGATTTCTCATCAGGCCAAGGTAAGGTGCAAAGCCACCGAGGAAGGGCAGGACGTGGTATATAAGTCATTCCAATTCCTCAATGTAGTGTGGCTTGAAAATGTCCAAGACTTCCCTGACCATCTCTGCAGGGGAGTCACAGATCTGCATCTTAAGACAGCACATCTGCACAGAGCCCTTTCTCTTCTGGGCCCACTGCAACAAGCACTTTTGGTGTCCTTCCAGCTGGTTGcacaggctgaggtcagtgaCCAACTTCAAAGGCTGCTTCTGGGAATTTCTAGGAAGGTGTTTTACTACTtgcttcttgcttcctttctctgctgaCGCGGCTCCATCTTCTCTTCCAGCCCATACATGCCAGAAATTCTGGTGCACTTTCCTTAATTCGAGCACTTGAAGCTTACAACGTCTGTGAGGGGAAAATGTGAAGTTTTATATTGTAAACCAGTAACCAATATGGACGCAGTTTCTACCACAATAAGTCAGTTCCAACATAGCCCCTCACACCTGCCAGGAAAGGACTATTTGTCTGAGACACATCTTCAGACATGTTCTGCTTCCCTCCATTTAGTGTCTCTGGGCTGGTCTCTTCCATAtcaaagagagacagggaaagccTCATCCTACTTGGGGTACATATACTCTGAACTGTCCTCCCTTCCTGACTGTCATTATATCAGCTCTCAACTTGAGCAGTAGTTCCACAGACCTTCAAGCCTAGGACATCAGAATACTCTGCCCAGTTCGACTCCATTCACCCTGATATCACCTGTGTCTTGCCTTCTAACCTCTTTGGGCCTTGCTTACCTGGGATGAGCCTTCTTCATCAGCAGAATGTCTATGACTTCCAGCACAGCTTGCAAGGTCTCCACATCAGGGGTCTTCATCAGTACTCCCACTGGAAGGCAGGGAAAAGGCCAGTCTGCCACCATTGCCTTCAATATCTTTGTGTATTTGCTATCAAAGGCCTCCTTGAAAAGTGGTGGGGAGAGCTCAATGTGCAGGTACTTGAGAGCAGAGATGACCAAGGCATCATTCCTCAGCAGCCCTAGCACGGCCAGCTGCAGGAGTGTGAGAGGGTTGTGCACGCTCATCCTGATAGATGTTCTGTCAGAGGGACCTGTTGAAACATTAG containing:
- the LOC127186265 gene encoding PRAME family member 18-like, translated to MSVHNPLTLLQLAVLGLLRNDALVISALKYLHIELSPPLFKEAFDSKYTKILKAMVADWPFPCLPVGVLMKTPDVETLQAVLEVIDILLMKKAHPRRCKLQVLELRKVHQNFWHVWAGREDGAASAEKGSKKQVVKHLPRNSQKQPLKLVTDLSLCNQLEGHQKCLLQWAQKRKGSVQMCCLKMQICDSPAEMVREVLDIFKPHYIEELE